From Oncorhynchus mykiss isolate Arlee chromosome 6, USDA_OmykA_1.1, whole genome shotgun sequence, the proteins below share one genomic window:
- the gadd45ga gene encoding growth arrest and DNA-damage-inducible, gamma a — MTLELEEIRGQESALDTTDRVQIAGTALEELLVSAKKQDYLTVGVYESAKVMNVDADNVAFCVLATDEEYECDIALQIHFTLIQAFCFDNDINVVRVNDIERLADLVGTDETGEPKDAHCILVTSPGAESWKDPALDKLHLFCEESRSVYDWVPTITLPER; from the exons ATGACTCTGGAACTGGAAGAGATCCGTGGACAGGAGAGCGCACTCGATACCACCGATAG AGTGCAAATTGCAGGCACAGCCCTGGAGGAGCTGTTGGTGTCTGCAAAGAAGCAGGACTATCTTACGGTGGGAGTCTACGAGTCTGCCAAAGTTATGAATGT TGACGCAGACAATGTGGCATTCTGCGTTCTGGCGACAGACGAGGAGTACGAATGCGACATCGCGCTCCAGATCCACTTCACCCTCATCCAGGCTTTCTGCTTCGACAACGACATCAACGTGGTGCGCGTAAACGATATCGAGCGCCTGGCTGACCTCGTGGGCACGGACGAAACTGGGGAACCCAAGGACGCACATTGCATTCTTGTCACG AGCCCTGGTGCTGAGTCGTGGAAAGACCCTGCTTTGGACAAACTGCATCTGTTCTGTGAGGAGAGCCGCAGTGTGTATGACTGGGTTCCCACCATCACCCTCCCTGAACGCTGA